Part of the Pseudobdellovibrionaceae bacterium genome, CCGGGCGTAATCTTGCGCGGATTCAACGGAGGTCCGCCATGATTCCCACTCGATCCTTTGCCGCCTTCTCTTCCAAAGAACCCCTCGGCCCGTACCGCTTTGAGCGCCGTGAACCGAAACCGCACGATGTCGTGATCGACATCAAGTTCAGCGGGATCTGTCACTCGGACATCCACACGGTGAAATCCGAATGGGGACCGACCCAATACCCCATCGTGCCCGGTCACGAAATCGCCGGCGTCGTGCGCGCCATCGGCTCGCAGGTAACGAAACACAAAGTCGGCGACCATGTGGGCGTGGGCTGTTTCGTCGATTCGTGCCGCACTTGCGTGAACTGCAAAAGTGATCTGGACAACTATTGCCTTGAGGGGATGACCCAAACTTACGGTGGCATGGAGCGCGACGGCAGTGCGCGCACGCAAGGCGGCTACGCGGATGTGATCGTGGTTGATGAAAACTACGTTTTGCAGATTCCGAAGTCTCTTCCGCTCGACAAGGCCGCACCCCTTCTGTGCGCGGGGATCACGCTCTACTCGCCGCTGAAGCACTGGCACGCGGGGCCGGGCAAAAAAGTGGCGATCATGGGTTTGGGCGGCCTCGGTCATATGGGAGTGAAGATCGCCGCGGCCTTAGGGGCCGAGGTGACGGTGCTGAGCCACTCGGATAAAAAGCGTGAAGATGCGAAACGTATGGGCGCGCAACATTTCGTAGCCACGAAGGAGCCGGGCGCGCTCAAGAATCTGGCGCGGACTTTCGATCTGATCATCAATACGGTTTCGGCCGAGCTCAACATGTCGGACTACTTCGAACTTCTGAAGCTTGACGGCACCCTCGTGGTGGTCGGACTTCCGGAAAACCCGCTGTCCATTCATCCTTTCCCGCTCGTGATGATGCGGCGGAGTTATGCGGGTTCGGTGATCGGCTCCATCAAAGAGACGCAAGAAATGCTGAACTTCTGCGGCAAGCACGAGATCATGCCGGACATCGAACTCATCAAGCCCGCGCAGGTCAATGAAGCCTACGAACGGGTTTTGAAGAGTGATGTCCGTTACCGATTCGTGATGGATATGGGCGCGCTCTAGGTCTTTTCCACCCGCCCTTCGTCGCGTTGGCGAGGGGCTTCGAGTCGTTGCGAAGAACTCTTCCAACCTGGACGAAATGAGGGGCGCGGAGTTCAGGCGGTCGTTCATTTCGATCTGACTTTCAACTCCACGATCGTTGCGCGAGTCGCCCAATGAGGGGATCTTAATTTCTGAAGCAAGCCTATAGTTTCCAACACCTTGGACGATAAGAAAGGGTCCTTCTTAACGGGATTCTGAGGTGTCGGTGGACTCGTTCGAACTCGAAATCAAAACGGATTTTCTGAATGAAGCGAAAGAGCTTCTAACAAACACAGAGCAGTGTTTTCTGATTCTTGAGAAGTCGCCGGACGACTTCGAAAACTTGAATCAGATTTTTCGGCTCGCGCACAACTTGAAGGGCTCATCGGGTGCGGTGGGCTTTGCGGGGCTGAGCGATTTCACGCACAAGCTCGAGAACCTGCTGATCGCGGTCAAAGAGCACAAAGTGAAATTGACACCCGCCGTGGTGGACCTGCTGCTGCGTACGAACGACTATCTCGTCGCGACGATCGACACTCTGCTGAGTGATCTGGATGCGGGCTACGAGAACGCCGCCTTGGCCGGTGAGCTGCAATTGGCCGCGAGCGGCGAATATGCGGGCGCGACCGAGGACGTCGCGGTCACCGCGGAGGTTTCGACGGAAGAGTCACCTGCTCACGACGAAGAGGCTCCCCAAAAAATTTCACGGGCGGCGCCCGCGAAGAACCGCGATGAAAATATCCGCGTCAGCCTTTCGCGGATCGAACAACTATTGAATAACGTCGGCGAGCTTTCGATTTTGCAGGCGGTGATGACCGAGCAGAGCGTGACTCTCGGAGGAAACTTGCCGCAGCTGATGCGCGAGACGCTCAGCTCGATGACGAAGATCATCAAAGAAACGCAGAGTCTCTCGATGGGTTTGCGGATGCTTCCCGTGAAACAAACTTTCCAGAAAATGGAACGCTTGGTGCGGGATACGTCCAAGGCTCTCGGAAAAAAAGTCGAATTTCACATGAGCGGCGAGGACACCGAAGTCGACAAAACCGTTCTTGAGCAGTTGGCCGATCCGCTCGTCCACATTATCCGCAATGCCGTGGATCACGGTCTTGAATCCGGCGAAGCGCGCACGGCGTCCGGCAAACTCGAGACCGGTCATATTCACCTGAAGGCCTATCACCGCGCGGGGCAAGTGATCATCGAGATTCGTGACGATGGCAAAGGGCTGAACGGCGACGTCATCGTGGCCAAGGCGAAGTCGAAAGGCTTGATCCCGCAGGATGCCTCGCCCACGCCGGCGCAAGCGCATCAACTGATTTTTCTGCCCGGGTTTTCGACCAAAGAAAACGTCACGGACGTTTCCGGTCGGGGGGTGGGGATGGACGTCGTCAAGACGAGCGTCACCGCCCTGAAAGGACAAGTCGAGATCGAAACCGAGCTTGGCAAGGGCACCTGTTTCCGAATCTGCTTGCCGCTGACGCTCGCGATTATCGACAGCGTTATTGTCATGTCGGACGAACACCGATTCGTCATCCCGTTATCGCAGATCTCGGAGTTCTACCGTCCGGCGGCGACCGACGTGAACTTCGTCATGGACCGCGAAGAGATCGTCAGCGTGCGCGCCGAAACGATGGGCGCGCACCGATTGGTTGAGCTTGTGAACGGCAAACGCCCAGCGAACGTGAAGCCCGTTTCCGAATACACGGCGCTGATCGTGAGCGATGGGAGCGCGAACAAGTCCGCGATCCTGGTCGACAAGATCGTCGCGCAACAGCAGGTCGTCATCAAGCAACTCAGCTCGGAAAGCCGCGACAAGGTCGGCTTCATGGGCTCGGCGATTCTGGGTGACGGAAAGCCCGCTTTGATTCTGGACCTATTTGAACTGCTTAAACATTTGGGCGCGCCCAAGGCGTCCGCCCGCAAAAAGATCGAGCCGAAACTGGAGGCCGCATCATGAGTTACGAGGAAAGCAAATCGTCGGCGAAAGCCCGTCAAGTGGCGACGAGTGAACGATATCTGGCGTTTCAGCTCGGCAAAGAGCAGTACGCCATTCCGCTCTTGCAGGTGAAGGAGGTCATCGAAATGACCGAGCCGACGCCCATGCCGAAGTCGCCGCCTTTCTTCAAAGGCATCATCAACCTACGTGGTCAGGTGATTTCGGTACTGGACCTGCGCGCGAAACTCCAGCTGCAAAAGATCGAGAATGGTCCCAAAACGGCGATCATCATTTTGGACCTGGATCCGGAGCTCAGCATCGGGGTCATCGTGGATCGTATCAATAGCGTCCAAGCTTTTCATGGCGAGGATATGAGTGCGGCCCCCAACACAATGGGCGGGCAAGATCGTTTCGTGACGGCCATCGCGAAACGGGACAACAAGATGACCCTGATCTTGGACATCCGGGCGACCCTGGATATCGCCGATCAGCAATTTCTGGCCCAATCCCGCGTGAATGCGGCTTGATCAAATTCTTAAGGAGTCTATTTTGAAAAAGTTGAGTTTGAATCAGAAAATTTGGGGTGTAATCGGACAGCTGAGTCTGGGGTTCGTCGTCTGCACGTGCCTCGCGGTGTACAGCGCCCACGACGCCCAGAAGGCCTTGCACGAGATCACCGAAGTGAACGTGAAGCGTGACCAGATGACTTCCGAAATCAATTCGACCCACCGGACGCTGTTGATTTCGTTGTTTGAGATCATGGTTCGCCAGGATCCACCGACCATCGAGGCGAACAATAAACGTTTCGAAAAATCGTGGGCGACCCTGCAGAAATATTTCGCGGAGTATAAGAAGATCGGTTCGCCCGAAGGCGTCGCGATCATTCAGAAGTACGAAGCCGAGTACGACAAGTTCATCGTGCTCGCGAACAAGGTTCGCGAACTTGCTTCCGAGAACAAAAACGATGAGGCCCTCGCGGTCCTGGCGACCGCCGACGAGGGGCGGGACATGATGCGTGAGCTGATGATTGAGGTCAACGAATTGACCGCCAAAGATCTGAAGGCCGTGGCGGATGAAGCCATCGCCGATGCGCAGTACTCGCTGGCGTTGAATGCGATCGTATCCGCGGTTTCGATCCTGATGTCCTTGATCATCTCGTTCTTCGTGCTGCGCGCGGTTAGCCGCTCCATCTCGTCGGTCGTGCGTGGTCTTTCGGACAGCGCGCATCAAGTTTCTTCGGCGTCGGCGCAGATCGCATCGGCTTCGGAAGAGCTTTCCCAGTCGGCGACCGAACAGGCCGCATCCCTTGAAGAAACCGCGGCTTCGGTCGAGCAGCTGAATTCGATGGTCGCGAAGAATTCCGAGAATGCCAACTCCGCGGCTTCGACCGCGGACCATTCGCAAAAACGTGCGACGACCGGAAAAGACACCGTCGACAAGATGGCCAGTTCCATGGACGCGATCAGCGTTTCAAACGAAACCATCATGAAGCAGATCAACGAGAGTAACGAATCGATGGCCGGCATCGTGAAGGTCATCGAACAAATCGACAAAAAAACTAAGGTCATCAACGAAATCGTGAACAAGACGGAACTTCTGTCTTTCAACGCCTCGGTCGAGGCGGCCCGCGCCGGAGAACACGGCAAAGGTTTCGCGGTCGTGGCCGAGGAAGTCGGCAACCTGGCGCGGATGAGCGGCGCCGCCGCCGAAGAGATCGGCGCGCTTTTGGAGCAGTCGATCACGAAAGTGAATCAGGTCGTCAATGACACGAAGACCAACGTCGAAAAGCTGGTGACCCGCTCCAAGGGAACCATCAACGAAGGCATCCAAGTCGCGCGCGATTGCGGAGACGTCTTCGAAGAAGTTCTGCATGACGTGAACACCGTGTCGGGCATGGCGACCGAAATTTCTTCCGCTTCGCACGAGCAGTCGCGCGGAATCTCGGAAATCACCAAGGCCATGAGTCAATTGGATCAGATGACTCAGCAGAATGCGGCGACCTCGGAAGAGTGCGCCTCGGCGGCGGAAGAATTGTCCGCGCAAGCCGATGCCCTGAAGGGAGCCGTAAGCCAACTGGTGCTGACGATTCAAGGGGGCAACGGAAAGTTTGCGGAAACGCA contains:
- a CDS encoding NAD(P)-dependent alcohol dehydrogenase: MPTRSFAAFSSKEPLGPYRFERREPKPHDVVIDIKFSGICHSDIHTVKSEWGPTQYPIVPGHEIAGVVRAIGSQVTKHKVGDHVGVGCFVDSCRTCVNCKSDLDNYCLEGMTQTYGGMERDGSARTQGGYADVIVVDENYVLQIPKSLPLDKAAPLLCAGITLYSPLKHWHAGPGKKVAIMGLGGLGHMGVKIAAALGAEVTVLSHSDKKREDAKRMGAQHFVATKEPGALKNLARTFDLIINTVSAELNMSDYFELLKLDGTLVVVGLPENPLSIHPFPLVMMRRSYAGSVIGSIKETQEMLNFCGKHEIMPDIELIKPAQVNEAYERVLKSDVRYRFVMDMGAL
- a CDS encoding methyl-accepting chemotaxis protein, which produces MKKLSLNQKIWGVIGQLSLGFVVCTCLAVYSAHDAQKALHEITEVNVKRDQMTSEINSTHRTLLISLFEIMVRQDPPTIEANNKRFEKSWATLQKYFAEYKKIGSPEGVAIIQKYEAEYDKFIVLANKVRELASENKNDEALAVLATADEGRDMMRELMIEVNELTAKDLKAVADEAIADAQYSLALNAIVSAVSILMSLIISFFVLRAVSRSISSVVRGLSDSAHQVSSASAQIASASEELSQSATEQAASLEETAASVEQLNSMVAKNSENANSAASTADHSQKRATTGKDTVDKMASSMDAISVSNETIMKQINESNESMAGIVKVIEQIDKKTKVINEIVNKTELLSFNASVEAARAGEHGKGFAVVAEEVGNLARMSGAAAEEIGALLEQSITKVNQVVNDTKTNVEKLVTRSKGTINEGIQVARDCGDVFEEVLHDVNTVSGMATEISSASHEQSRGISEITKAMSQLDQMTQQNAATSEECASAAEELSAQADALKGAVSQLVLTIQGGNGKFAETQIPVAATKVSAAPAKKMPNNVIHLKAKARPSPSAPDFALKKASGDTPDYDSGGFSDV
- a CDS encoding purine-binding chemotaxis protein CheW; amino-acid sequence: MSYEESKSSAKARQVATSERYLAFQLGKEQYAIPLLQVKEVIEMTEPTPMPKSPPFFKGIINLRGQVISVLDLRAKLQLQKIENGPKTAIIILDLDPELSIGVIVDRINSVQAFHGEDMSAAPNTMGGQDRFVTAIAKRDNKMTLILDIRATLDIADQQFLAQSRVNAA
- a CDS encoding chemotaxis protein CheA, with product MDSFELEIKTDFLNEAKELLTNTEQCFLILEKSPDDFENLNQIFRLAHNLKGSSGAVGFAGLSDFTHKLENLLIAVKEHKVKLTPAVVDLLLRTNDYLVATIDTLLSDLDAGYENAALAGELQLAASGEYAGATEDVAVTAEVSTEESPAHDEEAPQKISRAAPAKNRDENIRVSLSRIEQLLNNVGELSILQAVMTEQSVTLGGNLPQLMRETLSSMTKIIKETQSLSMGLRMLPVKQTFQKMERLVRDTSKALGKKVEFHMSGEDTEVDKTVLEQLADPLVHIIRNAVDHGLESGEARTASGKLETGHIHLKAYHRAGQVIIEIRDDGKGLNGDVIVAKAKSKGLIPQDASPTPAQAHQLIFLPGFSTKENVTDVSGRGVGMDVVKTSVTALKGQVEIETELGKGTCFRICLPLTLAIIDSVIVMSDEHRFVIPLSQISEFYRPAATDVNFVMDREEIVSVRAETMGAHRLVELVNGKRPANVKPVSEYTALIVSDGSANKSAILVDKIVAQQQVVIKQLSSESRDKVGFMGSAILGDGKPALILDLFELLKHLGAPKASARKKIEPKLEAAS